The following proteins are encoded in a genomic region of Drosophila miranda strain MSH22 chromosome 4, D.miranda_PacBio2.1, whole genome shotgun sequence:
- the LOC108161291 gene encoding uncharacterized protein LOC108161291 isoform X1 yields the protein MEKNKRRSSLRQPPARDDDQAAAAGTQNCVLKRRISFSGKKSVREFVNTEEPHYWEDSYELSDCTNGEDNSREKAPKAGPSQQAPTADKENIPLQFEHPSTRIDMTLNLRTSIDVPRSVPRESLFAESLSLSSMGRDKLKDTLYSYPITDKTIDLMQISSKVREDCSELSSFEMEHMKTQPTKSVGDSFMDITPLGYTGPGTSAAAAVPVPAEKENVDPVQKLVHMEVEEGQKEIQRQADISFDWDMNDSDARDRLPSHGFFQTEPNNSTINYLGDESVLIPFDMISGENISKNLNFRQLNDDLEAGKIKVFANGPRTPCTDRKVKQMFWHGLDEDQDQDQDPMDINIRSIKPRATLNFSENMTMSPLAQTAPVAAVAEPLPREKLKIPDDKRKYRVSQADEMMLDNTNFLAHAKLGDETQSRNSSKVLSRRESTYESSEIDLGTPKRNSSCRQDFQPSTMQEAPSKHSKPRQTIHLPVEMEQDVFQLEEAAAAIPPGRASASARRTISLNESMDQENIVDEKATVIQSEDNVPRKHTISKRRETLLMEESMEEDIISPLKELHLKGNAHPAKGPKSRHTLHLAEPLEEDEVHPRNAAATEAISKDRRHLAEAVQEHLQMGNQRSKARQTILQEEPIEEDVDNAATGAIRNEAVQQNLPMGNQRSKARQTILQAEPIEEDVTATGAIQNKSFQPNLQIGNQRSKARQTILQSEAIVEDVDDAATGAIRKDYEHLAEAGQKHLPMGYQRSKARQTILQSEPIEEDVDDAATGAIRKEALQQNLPMGNQRPKARQTILQAAAIEEEFDYAATGAMRKDRKQLAESVQEHLPMANQRSKASQSILQSEAIEEDVDEDTGAIRKDYEHLAEAGQKHLPMGYQRSKARQTILQSEPIEEDVDDAATGAIRKEALQQNLPMGNQRPKARQTILQAAAIEEEFDYAATGAMRKDRKQLAESVQEHLPMANQRSKASQSILQSEAIEEDVDEDTGAIRKDYEHLAEAGQKHLPMGYQRSKARQTILQSEPIEEGDDDAATGAIRKEALQQNLPMGNQRPKARQTILQAAAIEEEFDYAATGAMRKDRKQLAESVQEHLPMANQRSKASQSILQSEAIEEDVDEDTGAIRKDYEHLAEAGQKHLPMGYQRSKARQTILQSEPIEEGDDDAATGAIRKEALQQNLPMGNQRPKARQTILQAEAIEEEFDYAATGAMRKDYEHLAEAGQKHLPMGYQRSKARQTILQSEPIEEGDDDAATGAIRKEALQQNLPMGNQRPKARQTILQAAAIEEEFDYAATGAMRKDRKQLAESVQEHLPMANQRSKASQSILQSEAIEEDVDEDTGAIRKDYEHLAEAGQKHLPMGYQRSKARQTILQSEPIEKDVDDEATGAIRKEALQQNLPMGNQRPKARQTILQAAAIEEEFDYAATGAMRKDYEHLVEAVQEHHVPTGDRSSRSRQTLLTAVPIEEDHSIAYQSFKPRNTHESREESVAFKSKNTLMLAELIENMTAFRTSKARQTLLLATSMEEEEQLREPPLEKSTKVAPNRGSRAEQTLIMSESMEEEAEKADDFQSPLQSTGAPPELLPITPMLKQNRSGSLNSMKEFEQFEKDTNQAATPRSPLRKISALLRKFSSMGESMKMSLEGDASECGTPIRHSGDAKRLFAHLTPNLPEAKKRNTHLFGDMEMEQEMEASIAIKEVTAAVDMNFDLTLQPVRGLIGEHMSRPTVFEERPITVSDVSAYFQNQSGKVKKEPAEGTIEVEHGEKRDTCPRDSGSSTDRSFKSYAPTNKRFINLSGDTTIFSAAIVETIDVDQPENNQIDNVRLSLVSTLADEPDTDEEAPVEDAVALPKQPEPQPQPEPEPEPCQEQQESSRVVAAGSSASCRRCANCRRSLSEPRLSNDSFVLPTQPQWDLTREIEMLRRVRAKPNLDDVHKYWQMKEQERRTIALEKELDSSSEASEEEEFSEWDVNEVMATYKGEMERFKRNLADNQEVLQQMLVALEPVETFFDRLHDLLGEQQPNWIFDYQLKVSRKLIFTHRLLTTFRLIVDYETVDDLETAIRVCDINVEQATVILPLQSWTAFEHLLDFQLQLKLPVNLTDSIEGSSVEAFAQFLQRINAICVDILRTFHKLLTVLTATRTSLLRQVNRIVVKKTVRRHIEVDTRTRMEKTDFVIEIGNVEAISFRDILQPKLHFFNENIQFLPTGVAFLEAFLDHPEQYLKV from the exons ATGGAGAAAAATAAGCGCAGGAGTTCG TTGCGGCAGCCGCCAGCCAGAGATGACGAtcaggcagcggcagcggggACGCAGAATTGCGTGCTCAAGCGTCGCATCAGCTTTAGTGGCAAGAAGTCCGTGAG AGAGTTCGTGAATACGGAGGAGCCTCACTATTGGGAAGACTCCTACGAATTATCGGATTGCACCAATGGCGAAGACAACAGCAGAGAGAAGGCGCCAAAAGCTGGCCCCAGCCAGCAGGCGCCGACAGCGGACAAAGAGAATATACCCCTGCAGTTTGAACATCCAAGCACCAGAATCGATATGACGTTGAACCTGCGGACGAGCATCGATGTGCCCCGTTCGGTGCCCCGCGAGTCGCTGTTTGCCGaaagtctctctctctcttcgaTGGGGCGTGACAAGCTTAAGGATACGCTGTACAGCTATCCAATTACGGACAAGACCATAGATCTGATGCAGATCTCATCCAAAGTTAGGGAAGACTGCTCGGAGTTGTCCTCGTTTGAAATGGAACATATGAAAACACAACCAACGAAATCTGTGGGTGATTCCTTTATGGACATCACGCCACTGGGATATACTGGTCCAGGTACttctgcagctgctgcagtCCCCGTCCCAGCAGAAAAGGAGAATGTTGATCCTGTTCAGAAATTGGTGCATATGGAGGTGGAAGAGGGCCAAAAGGAGATCCAGAGGCAGGCAGATATATCCTTTGACTGGGACATGAATG ATTCCGATGCCAGAGACCGACTGCCGTCACATGGCTTCTTTCAGACAGAGCCCAACAATAGTACCATCAACTACCTGGGAGACGAGTCTGTTCTCATTCCATTCGACATGATTTCTGGGGAAAACATCAGCAAGAACCTGAACTTTCGTCAACTGAACGATGACCTGGAAGCGGGAAAGATTAAGGTCTTTGCGAACGGCCCCAGGACCCCGTGCACAGATCGCAAGGTCAAGCAGATGTTCTGGCATGGCCTAGATGAGGATCAGGATCAGGATCAGGATCCAATGGACATCAACATAAGGAGCATCAAGCCGCGAGCAACTTTAAATTTCAGTGAGAATATGACCATGTCCCCCTTGGCACAAACAGCGCCAGTAGCGGCAGTAGCAGAGCCGTTGCCGCGGGAAAAGCTAAAGATACCGGATGATAAGCGCAAGTATCGGGTCTCGCAGGCGGATGAGATGATGCTGGACAACACGAACTTCCTGGCACATGCCAAATTGGGCGATGAGACCCAATCTCGCAATAGTTCCAAGGTCTTATCGAGGAGAGAGTCTACATATGAAAGCTCGGAGATCGATTTGGGAACGCCCAAGAGGAACAGCAGCTGCAGACAGGACTTCCAACCATCCACCATGCAGGAGGCACCATCGAAGCATTCCAAGCCCAGACAGACCATTCATCTGCCTGTGGAAATGGAGCAGGATGTGTTTCAGTTGGAAGAAGCTGCTGCCGCCATCCCTCCAGGGCGCGCCTCCGCCTCTGCCAGACGTACCATCAGCCTGAACGAGTCCATGGACCAGGAAAATATTGTCGACGAGAAAGCCACAGTCATCCAGTCCGAGGATAACGTGCCGCGCAAGCACACCATATCGAAACGTAGGGAGACTTTGCTCATGGAGGAGAGCATGGAAGAGGATATTATAAGTCCTCTCAAGGAGCTGCATCTCAAGGGGAATGCTCATCCGGCAAAGGGACCTAAGTCCCGTCACACTCTCCACTTGGCGGAACCGTTGGAGGAAGACGAAGTCCACCCCCGGAATGCTGCAGCCACTGAGGCCATAAGTAAAGATCGTAGGCACCTGGCTGAAGCCGTTCAGGAGCATCTTCAAATGGGCAATCAGAGGTCCAAAGCTAGGCAGACTATTCTTCAGGAGGAACCAATAGAGGAAGATGTTGACAATGCAGCTACTGGGGCCATAAGGAATGAAGCGGTTCAGCAGAATCTACCCATGGGAAATCAGAGATCGAAAGCCAGGCAGACTATTCTTCAAGCGGAACCAATAGAGGAAGATGTCACCGCAACGGGGGCAATACAAAACAAATCCTTTCAGCCGAATCTACAAATAGGAAATCAGAGATCCAAAGCCAGACAGACTATTCTTCAATCGGAAGCAATAGTGGAAGATGTTGACGATGCAGCCACTGGGGCCATAAGGAAAGATTATGAGCACCTGGCGGAAGCCGGTCAGAAACATCTACCAATGGGATATCAAAGATCCAAAGCCAGACAGACTATTCTTCAGTCGGAACCAATAGAGGAAGATGTTGATGATGCAGCTACTGGGGCCATAAGGAAAGAAGCCCTTCAGCAGAATCTACCAATGGGAAATCAGAGACCCAAGGCTAGACAGACTATACTTCAGGCGGCAGCAATTGAGGAAGAGTTTGACTATGCAGCCACAGGGGCCATGAGGAAAGATCGTAAGCAGCTGGCTGAATCCGTTCAGGAACATCTACCAATGGCGAATCAGAGATCCAAAGCTAGCCAGAGTATTCTGCAATCGGAAGCAATAGAAGAAGATGTTGATGAAGATACTGGGGCCATAAGGAAAG ATTATGAGCACCTGGCGGAAGCCGGTCAGAAACATCTACCAATGGGATATCAAAGATCCAAAGCCAGACAGACTATTCTTCAGTCGGAACCAATAGAGGAAGATGTTGACGATGCAGCTACTGGGGCCATAAGGAAAGAAGCCCTTCAGCAGAATCTACCAATGGGAAATCAGAGACCCAAGGCTAGACAGACTATACTTCAGGCGGCAGCAATTGAGGAAGAGTTTGACTATGCAGCCACAGGGGCCATGAGGAAAGATCGTAAGCAGCTGGCTGAATCCGTTCAGGAACATCTACCAATGGCGAATCAGAGATCCAAAGCTAGCCAGAGTATTCTGCAATCGGAAGCAATAGAAGAAGATGTTGATGAAGATACTGGGGCCATAAGGAAAGATTATGAGCACCTGGCGGAAGCCGGTCAGAAACATCTACCAATGGGATATCAAAGATCCAAAGCCAGACAGACTATTCTTCAGTCGGAACCAATAGAGGAAGGTGATGACGATGCAGCTACTGGGGCCATAAGGAAAGAAGCCCTTCAGCAGAATCTACCAATGGGAAATCAGAGACCCAAGGCTAGACAGACTATACTTCAGGCGGCAGCAATTGAGGAAGAGTTTGACTATGCAGCCACAGGGGCCATGAGGAAAGATCGTAAGCAGCTGGCTGAATCCGTTCAGGAACATCTACCAATGGCGAATCAGAGATCCAAAGCTAGCCAGAGTATTCTGCAATCGGAAGCAATAGAAGAAGATGTTGATGAAGATACTGGGGCCATAAGGAAAGATTATGAGCACCTGGCGGAAGCCGGTCAGAAACATCTACCAATGGGATATCAAAGATCCAAAGCCAGACAGACTATTCTTCAGTCGGAACCAATAGAGGAAGGTGATGACGATGCAGCTACTGGGGCCATAAGGAAAGAAGCCCTTCAGCAGAATCTACCAATGGGAAATCAGAGACCCAAGGCTAGACAGACTATACTTCAGGCGGAAGCAATTGAGGAAGAGTTTGACTATGCAGCCACTGGGGCCATGAGGAAAGATTATGAGCACCTGGCGGAAGCCGGTCAGAAACATCTACCAATGGGATATCAAAGATCCAAAGCCAGACAGACTATTCTTCAGTCGGAACCAATAGAGGAAGGTGATGACGATGCAGCTACTGGGGCCATAAGGAAAGAAGCCCTTCAGCAGAATCTACCAATGGGAAATCAGAGACCCAAGGCTAGACAGACTATACTTCAGGCGGCAGCAATTGAGGAAGAGTTTGACTATGCAGCCACAGGGGCCATGAGGAAAGATCGTAAGCAGCTGGCTGAATCCGTTCAGGAACATCTACCAATGGCGAATCAGAGATCCAAAGCTAGCCAGAGTATTCTGCAATCGGAAGCAATAGAAGAAGATGTTGATGAAGATACTGGGGCCATAAGGAAAGATTATGAGCACCTGGCGGAAGCCGGTCAGAAACATCTACCAATGGGATATCAAAGATCCAAAGCCAGACAGACTATTCTTCAGTCGGAACCAATAGAGAAAGATGTTGACGATGAAGCTACTGGGGCCATAAGGAAAGAAGCCCTTCAGCAGAATCTACCAATGGGAAATCAGAGACCCAAGGCTAGACAGACTATACTTCAGGCGGCAGCAATTGAGGAAGAGTTTGACTATGCAGCCACTGGGGCCATGAGGAAAGATTATGAGCACCTGGTTGAAGCCGTTCAGGAGCATCATGTGCCCACTGGAGATCGTTCGTCGAGATCTAGGCAAACACTGCTTACGGCAGTACccatcgaggaagaccattcCATTGCATACCAGAGTTTCAAACCGAGAAACACTCACGAATCCAGGGAGGAGTCGGTGGCCTTCAAATCCAAAAATACTCTTATGCTGGCGGAACTCATTGAAAATATGACAGCCTTTCGGACGTCTAAAGCTCGCCAGACTCTGCTCTTGGCCACCTccatggaggaggaggagcagttGAGGGAACCACCACTCGAGAAGTCTACAAAAGTGGCTCCAAATCGTGGATCCCGGGCTGAACAGACATTGATCATGTCTGAATCTATGGAAGAGGAGGCGGAGAAGGCGGACGACTTCCAGAGCCCCCTTCAATCAACAGGAGCTCCTCCGGAGCTCCTTCCGATCACTCCCATGCTGAAACAAAACCGATCAGGGTCGCTTAATTCCATGAAAGAGTTTGAACAGTTCGAGAAAGATACCAATCAGGCGGCTACGCCCCGCAGTCCGCTTCGTAAGATATCGGCATTGCTGCGGAAATTCAGCTCCATGGGCGAGTCCATGAAAATGAGTTTGGAGGGCGATGCCTCGGAATGTGGCACTCCTATACGGCACAGTGGAGATGCCAAGCGATTGTTCGCCCACCTCACGCCCAATCTGCCAGAGGCCAAGAAGCGCAATACCCATCTCTTTGGGGATATGGAGATGGAGCAGGAGATGGAGGCGAGTATTGCCATTAAAGAAGTGACGGCAGCGGTGGACATGAACTTTGACTTGACCTTGCAGCCCGTGAGAGGCCTTATTGGCGAGCACATGTCGCGACCCACTGTATTCGAGGAGAGACCCATCACCGTTTCGGATGTGTCCGCCTACTTCCAAAATCAGTCGGGCAAGGTGAAGAAGGAGCCGGCTGAGGGTACGATAGAGGTGGAGCACGGGGAGAAGCGCGACACTTGCCCCAGGGACAGTGGAAGCTCCACAGACCGTTCGTTCAAGAGCTACGCACCCACAAACAAGAGGTTCATCAATCTGTCCGGGGACACGACCATCTTTTCGGCTGCCATAGTGGAGACCATTGACGTGGATCAACCGGAGAACAACCAGATAGACAATGTACGGCTCAGTTTGGTCTCCACTCTGGCCGATGAGCCGGACACGGATGAGGAGGCACCGGTTGAGGACGCCGTGGCACTGCCCAAACAGCCtgagcctcagcctcagccagagccagagcctgaGCCCTGCCAGGAGCAACAGGAGAGCTCTCGAGTGGTGGCTGCTGGGTCCAGTGCGTCCTGCAGGAGGTGTGCTAACTGCAGGAGATCCCTGAGTGAGCCAAGGCTGAGCAACGACTCCTTTGTCCTGCCCACCCAGCCGCAGTGGGATCTGACGCGGGAAATAGAAATGCTGCGCCGCGTGAGAGCGAAGCCCAACCTGGACGACGTGCACAAGTACTGGCAGATGAAGGAGCAGGAGAGGCGGACGATCGCCCTGGAGAAAGAGCTGGACAGTTCGAGTGAGGCGTCCGAGGAGGAAGAGTTCAGCGAGTGGGACGTGAACGAGGTGATGGCGACCTACAAAGGGGAAATGGAAAG ATTCAAGCGCAATCTGGCCGACAACCAGGAAGTGCTTCAGCAGATGCTCGTCGCACTGGAACCAGTGGAAACGTTCTTCGATCGCCTGCACGACCTGTTGGGCGAGCAGCAGCCCAACTGGATATTTGACTACCAGCTAAAGGTCTCCCGGAAATTGATCTTCACCCATCGACTGCTCACCACCTTCCGCCTGATCGTTGACTACGAGACTGTGGACGACTTGGAGACAGCCATACGGGTGTGCGACATCAATGTGGAACAGGCCACAGTCATTCTGCCACTGCAGAGCTGGACGGCGTTTGAGCACCTGCTCGACTTTCAGCTGCAGCTCAAGCTGCCAGTAAATCTCACCGACTCGATCGAGGGCAGCAGCGTGGAGGCCTTCGCACAGTTTCTGCAACGCATAAATGCCATTTGTGTGGACATACTACGCACATTCCACAAGCTATTGACGGTGCTCACAGCAACAAGGACGAGTCTTCTAAG GCAAGTCAATCGAATCGTTGTCAAAAAGACTGTGCGCCGGCACATTGAGGTGGATACACGCACGCGCATGGAGAAGACCGATTTCGTGATTGAAATCGGCAATGTCGAGGCAATTTCGTTCAGGGATATTCTGCAGCCAAAGCTACATTTCTTCAACGAAAATATTCAGTTTCTGCCAACGGGAGTGGCCTTTTTGGAAGCATTTCTAGATCATCCCGAACAGTATCTCAAAGTTTAA